In a genomic window of Pseudoliparis swirei isolate HS2019 ecotype Mariana Trench chromosome 20, NWPU_hadal_v1, whole genome shotgun sequence:
- the sbds gene encoding ribosome maturation protein SBDS, whose product MSIFTPTNQIRLTNVAVVRMKKGGKRFEIACYKNKVVNWRAGAEKELDEVLQTHSVFVNVSKGQVAKKDDLTKSFGTDDLTEICKEILTKGELQVSDKERHSQLETMFRDIATIVAEKCVNPETKRPYTVNLIEAAMKDIHYSVKPNKSSKQQALEVIRQLKESMEIQRAHMRLRLVLPAKEAKKLKEKLKPLLQVVESEDFDEQLEMVCLVDPGCFREIDELIRCDTRGRGSLEVLNLKDVEEGDEKF is encoded by the exons ATGTCTATATTTACGCCAACAAACCAAATACGACTGACAAATGTGGCGGTGGTGCGGATGAAGAAGGGAGGGAAGCGGTTTGAAATTGCCTGCTACAAGAATAAAGTTGTGAACTGGCGAGCCGGAGC AGAGAAAGAACTGGACGAGGTTCTGCAGACACACTCTGTCTTCGTTAATGTGTCCAAAGGGCAGGTGGCGAAGAAGGATGACTTGACCAAGTCTTTTGGGACAGATGATCTGACAGAAATCTGTAAAGAG ATCCTGACCAAGGGAGAACTCCAAGTGTCAGACAAGGAAAGGCATTCTCAGCTGGAGACGATGTTCCGGGACATTGCGACTATCGTGGCAGAGAAATGCGTCAACCCTGAGACCAAGAGGCCATACACGGTCAATCTCATTGAGGCGGCGATGAAGGACATCCACTACTCTGTCAAGCCCAACAAGAGCTCGAAACAGCAG GCTCTGGAAGTGATCCGGCAGCTGAAGGAGTCCATGGAGATCCAGAGGGCCCACATGAGGCTGCGATTGGTGCTGCCAGCCAAGGAGGCCAAGAAGTTGAAGGAGAAGCTGAAACCACTCCTGCAGGTTGTGGAGAGTGAAGATTTTGATGAGCAGCTGGAAAtg gtgtgCCTGGTGGATCCCGGCTGCTTCAGGGAGATCGATGAGCTGATCCGCTGTGATACCAGAGGCCGAGGATCTCTGGAGGTTCTCAATCTGAAGGACGTGGAGGAGGGAGATGAGAAATTCTAG
- the LOC130210649 gene encoding claudin-4-like: MSPPPKAVPPFSRMPKNLSPSTPSVEGDTFFVEAPPFSEQTRKTNRVHTQNIHRRSQTKQSTPTPTPAASGSARREGEEDQGRPGAMQRQLELAALGVAIAGWLCAILTRCLALWTVSGTVDNVTATLPAYWDGVWLEWDHWDLSHDGSLHCSFYQSLMSLSGNFRTWRALVMAAIGAGSFATAIGVTGVVWFPAFGLVFSGTLFVLSGLLLLVPTAWTCHLTGQPLEGAVLLRRDWGPALYLGWISLVLMVAGGAVLTTRCRAAGAGGAGGVQSPTKPDQQDCVDF, encoded by the coding sequence CACGTTTTTTGTGGAGGCTCCACCCTTCTCTGAACAGACACGCAAAACAAACAGAGTACACACGCAAAACATACACAGAAGGTCTCAAACTAAACAAAGCACCCCAACCCCAACGCCTGCAGCCTCTGGTTCGGCCCgcagagaaggggaggaggatcAGGGCAGGCCGGGAGCCATGCAGCGGCAGCTGGAGCTCGCTGCCCTCGGTGTGGCCATCGCCGGGTGGCTGTGCGCCATCCTGACGCGCTGCCTGGCCCTGTGGACGGTGAGCGGCACCGTGGACAACGTCACGGCCACCCTGCCGGCCTACTGGGACGGGGTGTGGCTGGAATGGGATCACTGGGATCTGTCCCACGACGGCAGCTTACACTGCTCTTTTTACCAGTCCCTCATGTCTCTCTCCGGGAACTTTCGGACGTGGCGGGCCCTCGTCATGGCCGCCATTGGGGCCGGGAGTTTCGCCACGGCGATCGGAGTCACGGGGGTCGTGTGGTTCCCTGCGTTTGGCCTGGTGTTTTCTGGCACCCTCTTCGTCCTGTCCGGGCTCCTGCTGCTGGTTCCCACCGCCTGGACGTGCCACCTCACCGGGCAGCCGCTGGAGGGCGCCGTGCTGCTGCGGAGGGACTGGGGCCCGGCGCTGTACCTCGGGTGGATCTCCTTAGTCCTGATGGTGGCCGGGGGAGCGGTTCTCACCACCAGATGCAGAGCGGCCGGGGCTGGGGGGGCAGGAGGAGTCCAGTCACCCACTAAGCCGGATCAGCAGGACTGTGTTGACTTTTGA